The Daphnia magna isolate NIES unplaced genomic scaffold, ASM2063170v1.1 Dm_contigs114, whole genome shotgun sequence DNA segment TGGCACTAAGGGTCTAATCAtggagatttaaaaaaaaaaaaaatgacgtgaaaaagggggaaagatCATCCCGTGCAAAGACTAAATCGTGCGTCTAAACTAAAGACGggatatcttttttttttttgtttatcatcaCACAAGAAAAGGGCCGGCACTTACGCTCCCTTCCTATTTcgatttgttttatattttagtttgtgttttgtttttatgtatatataaaaTCCCCATTTGGTATGCATGGACCTAAATCGGGCCCAGTGACATCCAGGAACCTACACCCCGACAGTTAGAAACGAAAACgaacagaaatgaaaaaacaaaggtAAAAATCGAAACCAAAATGGGGGGGGAAACGAAaatttgcaattaaaaaatcatctttttttttttttcatttacaaagaaataagaagagaGCTATTTAGTAGAGAGCCAACACTTACCGGAAGGATTGTCGGCCAGAACGTCGAGAAAGTCATCCGTTTCCATTTCTAATTTGGCTCGATGCCATGCAGACTCTACCTCAGTTTTGTCCAGGCGACGGGCTCCAGCAGATGGCGGAACGGGTTCGCCCTCTCTTCTCACTTGACGGGCCAAGTCTCTTTGTAACATTGCTTTCGTTTCCTGCATCATTTCGGACCGATAGTAATTTTCTCAACGTCAAGCGAACCACCGGAATTCAAATTACCTGTTCAAAGAGGCGAATACGCTCCTGGGTGACGGCACTTAAACCGGAATAACTTCGAATTCCGGCAGCATCGATGGGATGGAGTTTATTGACGACAAAACTTCCCGACGACGTCCGGCTGCGAAATGGCTCGGATGTGCCGGACGCTTGAGCCAGCCCATCGGCAGCCATTTCCGTAATTCCGGCCAAGTCATTCAGGGCTAGACTGGGCGACGGCGGTATGACGGTTTCGCCTCCAAGCGACGCCGATCGCTTCCTTTCTACCGTCGGAGGGGTCGACGGAATCTCTGCAGAGCTCAAACGGAATTCGGAAGCCTCCACTGGCAAGGCCGGCTGGCCTCCGGTGGAGCCAAGCTCGACTAGAGAATGAGCGGAGCCGGTAGGAACTAGTGCTTCGACTATTGTTTGAGTCGTCGCTATATTAGTAATAATGGTGGTGGTCGAAGTAACGACTGGAAAGGCTGGAGGGGCATCGCCCCGATCGCTCAAGTCGGGGCTGTCCAGTGACGTCTGTCTCTTCTTTCGCGCTGCTGCGATGATGGACGACACGATTTCTTTGGCGTAGGCATCTTTACGGTCATCCGTATTGCTAGCCAAATTACTGTTGCTGACCTGTCATCATCAACCAAAACCAATTACTCCACGACCGGATAATTaaacaacaaataaatcaacaacaaacaaaaaaaccaaacctGGGTGGGCGAACTGGGCTGTAAAGTGTCCACTTGGTCTTGATCGGGAGGGAAGAAGAATTCGACCTTATCGATGAGCGTTTCGACGATGCGACACTGATGAGACATATCAGTCACCATGGTAACCGTGCTGTCATCCCCTGGCCGAATGAGCGTCGGTCCAAAGACGATGGCTAGATTACGAGCTTCCATCTTGTTGACGTTACTCTTGCCGGCCACGCGCGACAAATGGCCCACGAGGTAGCGCAACGTGGAGTAATGGGGCTCGGGAAGCTCATCGACCAGCCGCTTGATGGAATTCAAACGGACTTGCTCCGGTTCGATCTTGCTGGCTTCGATCAAAGCGCCGTAGAGTTCCGACGTCACCAGCGGATCGGGCAGTTTGCGGAAGAAGGATTTCATCAGTGACGAGATCACGTTGACGTCATTCCAGCGCGGATCCGACTGATTGAGGCCGTCGAATCCACGGTTGAGCGAGTCGGAGAGAGCGTTAACGGCCACGCTGTTGCCCGGCACTCGATAAACGCCGACGCTCTCCAATCCGCGAGCTTCGACGATGCCGACGCAAAGTTCGACGATCAATGGAATGCTCTCCGACAAGGAGGAGCGAGGGCAGAACTCGAGCGGGACGCCAATGGTGGCCCCTTCGGGTATCATCTGCGGATGGAAAAGTCCAGCGGAGTTGGGCGAATTGCCCTGGATTTTCTTGAATTGCTGGACTACTTTGCGTCGCCACGTCGTCGGTTTGTTGACATTGGCCGGTGTGGAATGCGCGCCATCGCCGCTACCGCCAGATCCGCCGCTACtaccgccgccgccgccaccgccaccgccgccgatGGTTCCAGGAAGACTCGGCTTTCGCGTCTTGGAGACGGGCGAATGTCCAGTGGGCGACCGGTTGCGGTGCAAAGTGAATCGACCCATGCGGCGTCCGTGAGCCATCGAATTATCAGCTTCCTGAGCCTGTCGGACTAACATCATTTCGCTGCTGCTGTAGCTGGACCCAGGGCCGTCTTCCTTGTCGCTATTATTGGCAGCCGTCTGCTCCTAATTTCGTTTGTAAAGAAGCAGAATATGTCAATttaataaatcaataaaacaaaataataaaacaacaacTGCACACCTGTTGGAAACTGTCCAGCCAGAGGACCATATCGTTGTTATCTTCGCATTGCATTAGGTACTCGCACAGGCCGTTGAATGTGGAAAGACGCAGCACGTGCTTGCGTTTGGTGTAGTAGACTGCCACCTCGACGGTGCATCCTCGCAAGTCAATGACCATATCGTCGGCTCCAGTGCCCGGAGTGAaactgctgttgttgctgccactgttgttgctgctgctacCGGTGCCGTTGGCAGTGGAGGCGGACGAGGAGGCAACGTTACGATCTCTTGTGAAATGCACCGTGCCGCAACGTATCCGCGTCCACATTTGGCGCCAGGAACGGTCAGTGGATCGCCGACAATCGATGATTGTCTGTTTGACGTAGAGCCATCCTTCGCGTCCTTCCGTCTCGGACGGGCTGGGCGGATGAGCACCGGCCGCGCTCGAATTGGATTCGCCTTGCTGTTGCGATTTGGCAGCAGACACTTTTGTCGAGTCTCCAAAAAGCGAGCGCAATTTTTGGATACTGTGCGGCGGATGCGCCGGACGCCTGCGATATCAAACCAAAGAACAAATGGCGAATGGTGCGATTAAGACATGATTTCAACAAGCCGACCCAAAAACTAAGAAGgtcaaaagaaaaggaaaatgaaacagAAGAGACCACCAGCAATTTTTGACCGATTTGCTGTGTACAAAAgggaatttattttatttttttttttattttttttttattttctgttttgtattttttggaatGTGGTTTCTATCCATCCTGACTTCAAGAGACTGTCATTCGGGTCGGGTGAGGAGGAGATGGAAGAGGTTTCTCCTAACTTGTCTACAAATGAAAATCGTGCgattaacaaaacaaactaaaagGCGGGAAAAGtcaaaggaagaagaaaagaaaaaaaaaaacagagaaaagGACATTAGtactggggggggggggggtcctAACGGAGTAGGGAGGGTATCGTCGAGTCACAATCTCATGCTGAATGATGGTGTgggcttttttgttttttgttttgcatgtGTCACGGATGttgttcatcatcatcatcatcatcatcatcatagTAGGAAGCTCACCGACTGGCCAGCGGTGGAGGTTGCGACGTCGCTTTGTTGGCAACAATCGAAGACGATAAgagggtagtagtagtagtagtagaagaagaagaagaagaagtggCCATCCGCGGATGCGGAGTAGGAGGAGGAGGCCTGGATTTGTCTTCGAAATACTGCCGCAGGCGAGAAATCATGCCAGCCGCTGGCTGGACACGATCCACCACAGACACCATCACCAGATTAGTCTCCACTTTAACCACGGCCCACGAAGTCGAACTGTATGACACCATTGATAGATACATGGCCGAGAAAGAACGATCCGTCATGAAGAGAAAGAAACTAACGTCGTCATTCTgtccctctctttttttttatttttatttgcgGGGTTCAAccagggagagagagagagaggtggGGTGGAGGGCAATGATATTTCTCGGGCCGACTCCCGGAAAGAGTttgcgaaaagaaaaaaaataaaacaaaataaaaaagagggcAGAAAAGACTGAACAACAAAATGTCTCGCCTTTTCAAACGAAAAAGGCCgaataaaaactgaaacaaaaaaaaacaaaacaaatggaaaacaaagaTGTTTCTCTTACCCTTTGGCTGAGTGCTCGTTGTTGGTGGGCGTAGACGTGGTGGTCGTGGTGGTCGTGGTGGTAGTCGTGCCACTAGTCACCACGGTCTCGGCTTCTGTTGTGACCGTGCCGATGGCCATCGGACCATCAACCGGGTTACCAGCTTGCGCTTTCAAATACGATATGCGTCTCATGCCCCGGTCAGAGTCGTCATCTAATCAAATGACCAAGACGCCGTTGAAAATGACATTCGACACTTCAGTTATTTAGCGCCATACCGTAAATCTTTTGGCGTCGATTGACGCTGGCCGTCGTTGCCGGTGTCGCCATTTTAGTAGCCGACTGGCTTTCGAGTTGCTGGACTGTCGCACTGCCGCTGCTGCTAATACTGCTCGAGCCTGGTGGCGAGAAACGACATTAATGAAGCAAACAGCGACGAATTGTTGGGTTGGattaaatttgagaaaaagaaagaaaaccattACAATGGGTGGAAACAAGTAGAtctaaaatgaaacaaacatTCCGTAGTTTTTGATTAGTGCAGCGATGGAGAATAAGAACCAGAGGCAAGACCAACCTGAGGAGGTACCTAAAGAAGCCATGAGCTGGTCGAATCGCTCCAAAACGGACAACTCAAAATCAGAAGCGATGGGACTAGGTCGTGGCAGAGATAATGGGCTACAACTTCTGGCCCTATCGGCCATGGCGGTGGCAACAATGTCAGCGTCGATATCAGTTTGCAAGCAAGGAGCTTTGGCAGAGGGACAACCAGTTGTCGTTGTTGGATGCAGCGCCAACGGCTGATGGTTGTTCAGGTTGTGATGATTGCCGGTTAGTTTCAAATGAGAGGGTCGCTTTTTAACGCGACTGACCGTCACAATGCTACTGGACGCACTCGTATTCGAGTTCTCATCCAGCGACGGATCAATCCGTAGTAGCGGACTAGTAGAAGCTGCTAGTATGCAAttcaaagaaataaagaaaaacaacaaataggGAAAGGCAACAAAGCCAACAAACCATAAAATTATAAGGCATTCAAAACAGGAAAAATTGAACGACGAAAATTATTACAACACAAACAGCAAACGatgaaatttaagaaaaaaaaaaagtcaagcggaaaaaagaaaaaaaattatctatgcattttttgttgttgctgttctAAACGTCTAGTAAATGAGTTAGCGAGAAGGAGGCGCAGGCGAGCGGGCAGGGCGGGGCGGGAACGGGACTCACCGAAATCACGGACGGCGGAACGGTACGAGTGCTGCCTCAAGACGAGACTTTTACGCTCCTCCTCGTTCCACGTCACTTGTGCATCTACGataatatacacacacacacggccaTGTAGCCCGCATCAAATGATGTGTCTCAtcgtttagttttttttttgttttttcttttctgcttgAAACATTCCCTTCGCCTCCCCCCGCTAGTTTAAACATTACCCTCCTAAAAAAACACTGAAACACTTGAACCTATCGGGCAAAGAAAGAGCAAACTCACCGTATGAATTGGGTGGAAATTCCAATTCTACCGCAGGCGGTTGACAATGTAAATTCGAACTGCCAATGATGACGGTGCGGTTCCCCGAACCGCCGATCGGCACCCGCTGAAAATCCGTCGCTAGTTTATCTTTATTCgtttcaacaaaaaaggaagaggttgatggtaaaaaaaaaaaattaaacaattatTATTAAGCGACGTAAACACAAGCGCTTCTTACTGGAACGTTcggcggcagcagcagcggcggaggcggcggcggcagcagcAACGGCGGCGGAGGCAACGGCAGCAGCTTCCTGTTGTTGTTTGCCACGTTGAGCGATACGGGCCAGAAGGCCCTTTTCGGCGCCATTTTCAAACGGTTTGGTTCGCTTGACGACGACAGGCGCGTTGGCAGCCGACGTGGCCGCCGCCAATGGATGTTGGCCGGCTTTGGTGGGCGACGGCGTGAAAAACTCTTCGGGAGAGGCCAGCGGCGCGTGCATCAACGTCAACTGCCGACTCGGTTTCGATTCCGGCGCCGGATCGGACGCGATGTTCTCTTGGATGCGGGTCAGCGTCGACACGAACTGTTTGTTGCCAGACGGACTAgtcgtgttgttgttgttgctacTGGTTACCGTGGTGGTTGTAGTCGTCGTTGTGGCATTGGTCGAACCGTAAAACGGTTTGGGTACCGTGTTGGGCACCAAGCCGAGGCCCACCGCGCCCGGCGACTGAGACGGGCTGACAGGAGGCGTAGCTCTTTTGGAGCTGAAAGAGACGGACCAAGGTTCGATGGACGTGATGCCCATCGGGATGATTTCTGTTTTCGTGACGGCCGAAGACGATGCCTTGTTATGATGCTGATGCTGATGCTGATGCTGATGCTGATGCAGATGATGGTGATGGAGCGGATGTGTCTGAGCTTGTTGTTGAGACGGCGTCGTAATGGCCGTCACCTCCGAAGTCAGCGAGTCGAGTGACGTGGTCAACGACGCGCTGATGGGAGGCCACACTGGCCGGGCGAATTTCTGCGGTTGGGCGTAAAATTCTTTGGGGACGGGCGGCGATTGCTGAGCCTCTTGAACGTTGACCCAGTACGGCAGAGCGGGCCTCTTCAGAAACTCCTCCTTCTGTTCGAAACTCTTCTTGATGCGTGTCATCACTTGCGCCTGTTGATGCGACTGTTGGTCGTTGCATTCCGACGCGGCCGAGTACAGACTGCCTTTGCTGGAATTGAGCGGAGAATCGCGAAGGTTCTGTTGCTGCAGGCTCGACACGCTGCCGTGGATCGCCGCAAACGTCGCCATTTCCATCGGATGCATCGGGTAGTggaattgttgttgttgttgttgttgctgttgattGTGGGGGGGAAAGCTGGACGTGCCCTCTGAACCGGCGTAACGGGCGTGACCAGCGCTACCCGCCGCAGTGCTGAAAGTGGCAGCCGGGGCGTTAATGCTGGAAATAAACTCGCTCTTACAGGTGGGCGTTCCAGCGTAGGAACTTCGTTTCGAATGGGCGGCCGAATTGAATCCCGTGGCAGAGCCGGGATAGCATTCGACGCCTTGCCCGCCGGCTAGACTTCCTCGGCAACCGGCCGCACCGTTAGGATTGAAATCAGCCGATTTGCGCACGCTCTTGGACACGAGCGCGGCCGCCGCGGCGAGACGGGCCTGGGCCGCAACGGCTGCATCTTCGCTTGATCGGCTATTGGCCGTCGTCGTTGTggttgtcgtcgtcgttcCGGCCGTCACCAACGGCGACAGGACGCGTCCGAGCGGCGCGCCAGTGTTTGGCTTTGGAGCTGGGCTCGTGTGGGATGTCGCTGGTTTCCTAGTTTCCACCTATGGCAATGAATAGACAAACGAGTCGTtgaaatcaatcaatcaaacaaaaagtaGCGTGACGTTTCGGCATAATGGGCACCTGGAACGGTTGATAGGGTTTAGGCCGTGGCAGGTGCGACATGATGTTGTTGGGTTTCAAAGGGTCCATTACCATTTTGCCGGCCTGGTCTTCCGCAGTTCCAGCGGCTGGAATAACTGTCGCTGGTCTGGCGTTTGTGTACGGGTTGTGAGCCGTATCAGCAAAACACtagagaaacaaaacaaaaacaaacaaatgtttttggtCAAGTCTGTTACTTGGCGATTCGATTGGTGTCGGTTACCTGCTGGAGAACGTCGTGCTCTTTCGGCATTACGACCAGCTGCAAATTGGGTCCACTTTTCTGTATCATCTGCACCACTTGGGCGTACGATTTGCACATGACCGACTCTCCATTGACACTCACCACCTGGTCACCTAAATTCACCAAACGATTGGATAGCCGTCATTAATTGGCCATCCATCACAATTTCACaagagagaacaaaaaaacaaaacaaaactatcGAAAGGGAAGGGTCCGGGCTAGACAGGATGGTATTGTGGTGAAAGAGAGTTAGGCCATATCATGTCGTATTCGATTCACGTACCAGTCGAAAGTCCGGCTTTGACGGCGGGTCCGTTTTCTCGAACATGCTTGACGAAGATGGTGTCCATCGGTATCATGGGGTCGAGCAGACCGGCCGACATTCCACGTTGCCATTCCTCGGGGCAATCCTTCAGagtcgaaaaaagaagaagaagaagaagatgatgaagaaaaagaggaagaagaagaagaagaaacgaaaatgtaTATCAAACAAGAGTGACAGATGGATATCACATGATACAAACATTCCAATAGCAAACAAATATACACAACGCACACACTCGATGGAACGGAGAGATTCTATTTAAGGGACTCATTTCCTTATGCGTGTGTGCGCGCTGATGATGACGGTTATGTCTAGTATTCCAATATAAGAGGGAGGGCAAaatggggaaagaaaaaaaagagagagaaagcaGCTGCTATATACGCTTTGAATTCAAAAGTGCCCCCTCCTTCTCTTAATCCCAATCTGAACGCCAACCAAAAATCCCATTtggaaatgaataaataatcaaaagagaaaatatcTAGCACacaaaatgtgttttttttttttttaaatagggaTGCAAtacacttaaaaaaaacatattcaaagattaaaagagaaaagagccACTTGGGTCCGAGAGGTCTTGTCATCAAAAAGGGCGTCCGTGCTAgttgagtgtgtgtgtgtgtgtgca contains these protein-coding regions:
- the LOC116918769 gene encoding uncharacterized protein LOC116918769 isoform X4; amino-acid sequence: MMAEPSSKPTVQQQQQIVANELSSSKISTLAVRDRLNAAAPTQPRTVTNTDSGGDRRNVRGPRCITIQRSSAGFGFTLRHFIVYPPDSVSDCPEEWQRGMSAGLLDPMIPMDTIFVKHVRENGPAVKAGLSTGDQVVSVNGESVMCKSYAQVVQMIQKSGPNLQLVVMPKEHDVLQQCFADTAHNPYTNARPATVIPAAGTAEDQAGKMVETRKPATSHTSPAPKPNTGAPLGRVLSPLVTAGTTTTTTTTTANSRSSEDAAVAAQARLAAAAALVSKSVRKSADFNPNGAAGCRGSLAGGQGVECYPGSATGFNSAAHSKRSSYAGTPTCKSEFISSINAPAATFSTAAGSAGHARYAGSEGTSSFPPHNQQQQQQQQQFHYPMHPMEMATFAAIHGSVSSLQQQNLRDSPLNSSKGSLYSAASECNDQQSHQQAQVMTRIKKSFEQKEEFLKRPALPYWVNVQEAQQSPPVPKEFYAQPQKFARPVWPPISASLTTSLDSLTSEVTAITTPSQQQAQTHPLHHHHLHQHQHQHQHQHHNKASSSAVTKTEIIPMGITSIEPWSVSFSSKRATPPVSPSQSPGAVGLGLVPNTVPKPFYGSTNATTTTTTTTVTSSNNNNTTSPSGNKQFVSTLTRIQENIASDPAPESKPSRQLTLMHAPLASPEEFFTPSPTKAGQHPLAAATSAANAPVVVKRTKPFENGAEKGLLARIAQRGKQQQEAAAVASAAVAAAAAASAAAAAAERSNKLATDFQRVPIGGSGNRTVIIGSSNLHCQPPAVELEFPPNSYDAQVTWNEEERKSLVLRQHSYRSAVRDFAASTSPLLRIDPSLDENSNTSASSSIVTVSRVKKRPSHLKLTGNHHNLNNHQPLALHPTTTTGCPSAKAPCLQTDIDADIVATAMADRARSCSPLSLPRPSPIASDFELSVLERFDQLMASLGTSSGSSSISSSGSATVQQLESQSATKMATPATTASVNRRQKIYDDDSDRGMRRISYLKAQAGNPVDGPMAIGTVTTEAETVVTSGTTTTTTTTTTTSTPTNNEHSAKGSTSWAVVKVETNLVMVSVVDRVQPAAGMISRLRQYFEDKSRPPPPTPHPRMATSSSSSSTTTTTTLLSSSIVANKATSQPPPLASRRPAHPPHSIQKLRSLFGDSTKVSAAKSQQQGESNSSAAGAHPPSPSETEGREGWLYVKQTIIDCRRSTDRSWRQMWTRIRCGTVHFTRDRNVASSSASTANGTGSSSNNSGSNNSSFTPGTGADDMVIDLRGCTVEVAVYYTKRKHVLRLSTFNGLCEYLMQCEDNNDMVLWLDSFQQEQTAANNSDKEDGPGSSYSSSEMMLVRQAQEADNSMAHGRRMGRFTLHRNRSPTGHSPVSKTRKPSLPGTIGGGGGGGGGGSSGGSGGSGDGAHSTPANVNKPTTWRRKVVQQFKKIQGNSPNSAGLFHPQMIPEGATIGVPLEFCPRSSLSESIPLIVELCVGIVEARGLESVGVYRVPGNSVAVNALSDSLNRGFDGLNQSDPRWNDVNVISSLMKSFFRKLPDPLVTSELYGALIEASKIEPEQVRLNSIKRLVDELPEPHYSTLRYLVGHLSRVAGKSNVNKMEARNLAIVFGPTLIRPGDDSTVTMVTDMSHQCRIVETLIDKVEFFFPPDQDQVDTLQPSSPTQVSNSNLASNTDDRKDAYAKEIVSSIIAAARKKRQTSLDSPDLSDRGDAPPAFPVVTSTTTIITNIATTQTIVEALVPTGSAHSLVELGSTGGQPALPVEASEFRLSSAEIPSTPPTVERKRSASLGGETVIPPSPSLALNDLAGITEMAADGLAQASGTSEPFRSRTSSGSFVVNKLHPIDAAGIRSYSGLSAVTQERIRLFEQETKAMLQRDLARQVRREGEPVPPSAGARRLDKTEVESAWHRAKLEMETDDFLDVLADNPSDVTDSTATLDVSVSSDQDKKPEEQQEKQPEEGVEIDPTVETIATDEKRCRDTEKEPQMSRALSAIAVQKEEDNHAAQKEEDNHAAQVAEEKVDEKPVVEVDAVKSSNGRGVTGPKSATTAKQPTVGGGGAVGRSQIPKPSASSKSNESSPASAKVATASTDSTRTSPSKSVTAPSSTAVKSRSSMAVVGRAKTVELNKSVPAKKMSAGELQAPRMLRQMSAGQMQPQSPNRVLPVKTNPRLKSAETSPAKKSSAASSNKTEETKKSATTTDGEQSNRLLESNLDETLDAADQPKSGPKETADPVDRPNIKQASVSVKRESKSADTGKAVKRSDSLTKDEKTESNTKAREREMRQTSVGQKTPRKFVQRSGESGLKRRHTVGGTRDFDKVRIRWLADKSDERNVIPAPRWSAWDRLQPLISDEDLNVDRSLKTWMRSERIRTSSPELCRRSDTASIATNTLPANAPGCASGQPLEASSSIRQDEDASSP
- the LOC116918769 gene encoding rho GTPase-activating protein 21 isoform X10; the encoded protein is MMAEPSSKPTVQQQQQIVANELSSSKISTLAVRDRLNAAAPTQPRTVTNTDSGGDRRNVRGPRCITIQRSSAGFGFTLRHFIVYPPDSVSDCPEEWQRGMSAGLLDPMIPMDTIFVKHVRENGPAVKAGLSTGDQVVSVNGESVMCKSYAQVVQMIQKSGPNLQLVVMPKEHDVLQQCFADTAHNPYTNARPATVIPAAGTAEDQAGKMVMDPLKPNNIMSHLPRPKPYQPFQVETRKPATSHTSPAPKPNTGAPLGRVLSPLVTAGTTTTTTTTTANSRSSEDAAVAAQARLAAAAALVSKSVRKSADFNPNGAAGCRGSLAGGQGVECYPGSATGFNSAAHSKRSSYAGTPTCKSEFISSINAPAATFSTAAGSAGHARYAGSEGTSSFPPHNQQQQQQQQQFHYPMHPMEMATFAAIHGSVSSLQQQNLRDSPLNSSKGSLYSAASECNDQQSHQQAQVMTRIKKSFEQKEEFLKRPALPYWVNVQEAQQSPPVPKEFYAQPQKFARPVWPPISASLTTSLDSLTSEVTAITTPSQQQAQTHPLHHHHLHQHQHQHQHQHHNKASSSAVTKTEIIPMGITSIEPWSVSFSSKRATPPVSPSQSPGAVGLGLVPNTVPKPFYGSTNATTTTTTTTVTSSNNNNTTSPSGNKQFVSTLTRIQENIASDPAPESKPSRQLTLMHAPLASPEEFFTPSPTKAGQHPLAAATSAANAPVVVKRTKPFENGAEKGLLARIAQRGKQQQEAAAVASAAVAAAAAASAAAAAAERSNKLATDFQRVPIGGSGNRTVIIGSSNLHCQPPAVELEFPPNSYGSSSISSSGSATVQQLESQSATKMATPATTASVNRRQKIYDDDSDRGMRRISYLKAQAGNPVDGPMAIGTVTTEAETVVTSGTTTTTTTTTTTSTPTNNEHSAKGSTSWAVVKVETNLVMVSVVDRVQPAAGMISRLRQYFEDKSRPPPPTPHPRMATSSSSSSTTTTTTLLSSSIVANKATSQPPPLASRRPAHPPHSIQKLRSLFGDSTKVSAAKSQQQGESNSSAAGAHPPSPSETEGREGWLYVKQTIIDCRRSTDRSWRQMWTRIRCGTVHFTRDRNVASSSASTANGTGSSSNNSGSNNSSFTPGTGADDMVIDLRGCTVEVAVYYTKRKHVLRLSTFNGLCEYLMQCEDNNDMVLWLDSFQQEQTAANNSDKEDGPGSSYSSSEMMLVRQAQEADNSMAHGRRMGRFTLHRNRSPTGHSPVSKTRKPSLPGTIGGGGGGGGGGSSGGSGGSGDGAHSTPANVNKPTTWRRKVVQQFKKIQGNSPNSAGLFHPQMIPEGATIGVPLEFCPRSSLSESIPLIVELCVGIVEARGLESVGVYRVPGNSVAVNALSDSLNRGFDGLNQSDPRWNDVNVISSLMKSFFRKLPDPLVTSELYGALIEASKIEPEQVRLNSIKRLVDELPEPHYSTLRYLVGHLSRVAGKSNVNKMEARNLAIVFGPTLIRPGDDSTVTMVTDMSHQCRIVETLIDKVEFFFPPDQDQVDTLQPSSPTQVSNSNLASNTDDRKDAYAKEIVSSIIAAARKKRQTSLDSPDLSDRGDAPPAFPVVTSTTTIITNIATTQTIVEALVPTGSAHSLVELGSTGGQPALPVEASEFRLSSAEIPSTPPTVERKRSASLGGETVIPPSPSLALNDLAGITEMAADGLAQASGTSEPFRSRTSSGSFVVNKLHPIDAAGIRSYSGLSAVTQERIRLFEQETKAMLQRDLARQVRREGEPVPPSAGARRLDKTEVESAWHRAKLEMETDDFLDVLADNPSDVTDSTATLDVSVSSDQDKKPEEQQEKQPEEGVEIDPTVETIATDEKRCRDTEKEPQMSRALSAIAVQKEEDNHAAQKEEDNHAAQVAEEKVDEKPVVEVDAVKSSNGRGVTGPKSATTAKQPTVGGGGAVGRSQIPKPSASSKSNESSPASAKVATASTDSTRTSPSKSVTAPSSTAVKSRSSMAVVGRAKTVELNKSVPAKKMSAGELQAPRMLRQMSAGQMQPQSPNRVLPVKTNPRLKSAETSPAKKSSAASSNKTEETKKSATTTDGEQSNRLLESNLDETLDAADQPKSGPKETADPVDRPNIKQASVSVKRESKSADTGKAVKRSDSLTKDEKTESNTKAREREMRQTSVGQKTPRKFVQRSGESGLKRRHTVGGTRDFDKVRIRWLADKSDERNVIPAPRWSAWDRLQPLISDEDLNVDRSLKTWMRSERIRTSSPELCRRSDTASIATNTLPANAPGCASGQPLEASSSIRQDEDASSP